ATTTTTTCATAAAACGGCTTTAGTGTGATAAATTAAGGGGCAAAGATAGGAAAAGGCCATGATTCACCAGCACTTTGAGCGGCAAAGAAATGGGATCGGTCGATTATTTTTCAAAACCGGTCGAATAATCGTACCGGGGAAAATTTATCTTTTTATTTTCGCTGAAAAGAAAACCATGAATCTTCGAAAATATCTGATCCCCACTTTACATGTTTTGGTTTGGATCATTATCTATTTTCTGCCTGATCTGTTATTTGAAGCGCCCTCCGGACCGGTTTTTATGGTTAAAAGAAACCTGCATTTCATTTTGGTGTTGTTTTTTTTCTATCTAAACTATTTTATCCTGGTTCCCCGGCTGTTACTACACAAAAAACAATGGTTGTTCTCACTGGCCATTCTGTTTGCGCTGATTTTTACCTATTACGTTAACGATTTTGTAATGCAGAAAACACGGACAAAATTTGCCGTTGAAACCATAAATACGACAGGGACAAAACCATTGCCTTGGGCTGAAAAAAGGCACGAGCGTCACCGCCGGGCAGGAAATGCCGGAGCCGTGGTGATGGTTCTCATGAGTTTTTTTGTAAGCACCATTACCCGGGAAACCGAAGCGTGGTATCATCAGGAAAAAGAGCGAAAAGAGCTGGAGAAACAACAGCTTCTTTCCGAGCTCTCTTTTCTTAAATCGCAGGTCAATCCGCACTTTTTGTTCAACAGCCTTAACGGGATTTATGCCCTGGCCATCAAAAAATCCGATAAAACACCGGATGCCATTTTACAACTTTCGGAACTGATGCGACACATGTTGTACGAATCGGATAAAGAACAGGTTGACCTGGAAAAAGAAACCGCTTATCTGGAAAACTATATTCAGCTTCAAAAACTGCGCTTACCGCCGGAAGTGCAAATTCATTTTCAGGCAGAGGGCAACCTATCGGGCAAAAAGATTGCCCCCATGCTTTTTATTCCGTTCATCGAAAATGCATTTAAACACGGCGTGGACACCAACGGAGGCAACATCCAGATTAAACTGCAGGTAAAAGAAAACCGGCTTTCGTTTGACATGATGAACCGTATCTCGAAAGCCCAAAATAAAGATACCGTTTCCGGAATTGGCCTTGCCAACGTACGAAAACGGCTTGATTTGCTTTATAGCGGCCGTTATCATTTGGAGATCAAAGAATCCAACGGGAATTTTATCGTACATTTACACCTGAACTTAGAAGCATGATGACCTGTATTGTAGTCGATGATGAACCGCTGGCACGGGATATTCTGGAAGAATTTATCCGGAAAGTTCCGTTTTTGCAACGGGAAGCTTCGTGCAAAAACGGTTTTGAGGCACTTGAAATATTACAGAAGAAAAAAATCGACCTGATTTTTCTGGATATCCAGATGCCCGACATGAGCGGAATTCAGTTGTACGAATCGCTGAACTACCGGCCAATGGTTATTTTCACCACGGCTTACAGCGACTATGCAGTTACCGGTTTTGAACTGGATGCTGTGGATTACCTTGTAAAGCCGTTTGCCTTTCAACGCTTTATGAAGGCTGTAAACAAGGCCGGCGAGCTTTATCAAAAACAGGTCCCGGCCGAAAAAAGTACGCCGCGTGATTTTATGTTTGTAAAAGACGGCACCAAAATGGTGAAAGTGATGTACAACCGCATTTTGTATATCGAAGGAATGAAAGATTATGTAAAAATCATTTTGGAAGACAAAAAGATGGTGCTGACCCTGCTGTCGATGCAAAAAATGGCAGAACAATTACCCTCCGGACAATTTATCCGCATTCACCGTTCTTACATTGTTTCAATTCCTAAAATTGATATGGTGGAGAAAAACCGGGTGGTCATTGCAGGAAAATATCTTCCGGTAGGCAACCTGTATAAAGCAAAGCTGATGGAAGTTCTTCATTCAAACTAAAAAGGTCTCTGCCAAAACCCACCTGTTAATCTGATTTATCCGCGAGGATGAGTTCATTCCATGAAAAAACAACAGAAAATCCGCGGGAATGCATCTCTTCTCTGAAAACCTTTTCCGGTTGATGTGAAGTAACCAATACAAAATCTCCGCCCCAGGCTCCCAACGATTTTACAACTCCCTGATAATCGCTAAACAAACGTTCTTGAACCGGTTTTATTCCCAACACTTTCGAGAGGATGGTTTCGTGCTCTTGCAAAAGGGTTTCAAAAGTTTCTAACCGGTTGACCGTGATGATCTGCTGCGTAAGCGAAGAAATGGTTTCGATGGTTTTCGGGGTAAAGACCGCCTGCTTTTTAAAAGTTTTAATGCTTTCGTCGCTGCGTTGTTTCCGGCCCAGATAAACGAAATAGAGTTTTTCTTTAAACGGCGGATCCCACGCCACAGGCAAAACCACCGGTTTATTTTCCACAATCTGGTAAAAAACCGGACCTTCCGCCGTAGCACAGGCCACGTCATATCCCGACCCGCCCAATGCTTTCCATTGCAGCTGAAAAGCATCCACCCCGGCCCAGGCCGCCAGATTGGCAATCAGCGTAGAACTGGAACCAAAACCAAATTCCGGATGAAATTCCAAACGGGTCTCCGCTTCAAAACTCGTTTCACCATTCAAAAAAGCAGGGTTAAAACGCCGGATCACAGAAAAAATCTCCATCAGCTTTTGCGCTTTCGCCGTATCGGTTGTATCAAGAATACGAAGCGAAGGCAGTGCAAACCGGGCCTGAAACCACAATCCTTCCGGCTGCAAAGCAGTCCATTTCAGAAAAGGCGTAGTCGAATGACTTACTTTTTTTACTTTCAAAAACTGCCCGCGACGAACAGGAACTGC
The sequence above is drawn from the Candidatus Sulfidibacterium hydrothermale genome and encodes:
- a CDS encoding GYDIA family GHMP kinase is translated as MQQQTWYAHGKLLITGEYLVMEGARALAVPVRRGQFLKVKKVSHSTTPFLKWTALQPEGLWFQARFALPSLRILDTTDTAKAQKLMEIFSVIRRFNPAFLNGETSFEAETRLEFHPEFGFGSSSTLIANLAAWAGVDAFQLQWKALGGSGYDVACATAEGPVFYQIVENKPVVLPVAWDPPFKEKLYFVYLGRKQRSDESIKTFKKQAVFTPKTIETISSLTQQIITVNRLETFETLLQEHETILSKVLGIKPVQERLFSDYQGVVKSLGAWGGDFVLVTSHQPEKVFREEMHSRGFSVVFSWNELILADKSD
- a CDS encoding LytR/AlgR family response regulator transcription factor, with amino-acid sequence MMTCIVVDDEPLARDILEEFIRKVPFLQREASCKNGFEALEILQKKKIDLIFLDIQMPDMSGIQLYESLNYRPMVIFTTAYSDYAVTGFELDAVDYLVKPFAFQRFMKAVNKAGELYQKQVPAEKSTPRDFMFVKDGTKMVKVMYNRILYIEGMKDYVKIILEDKKMVLTLLSMQKMAEQLPSGQFIRIHRSYIVSIPKIDMVEKNRVVIAGKYLPVGNLYKAKLMEVLHSN
- a CDS encoding sensor histidine kinase, which translates into the protein MNLRKYLIPTLHVLVWIIIYFLPDLLFEAPSGPVFMVKRNLHFILVLFFFYLNYFILVPRLLLHKKQWLFSLAILFALIFTYYVNDFVMQKTRTKFAVETINTTGTKPLPWAEKRHERHRRAGNAGAVVMVLMSFFVSTITRETEAWYHQEKERKELEKQQLLSELSFLKSQVNPHFLFNSLNGIYALAIKKSDKTPDAILQLSELMRHMLYESDKEQVDLEKETAYLENYIQLQKLRLPPEVQIHFQAEGNLSGKKIAPMLFIPFIENAFKHGVDTNGGNIQIKLQVKENRLSFDMMNRISKAQNKDTVSGIGLANVRKRLDLLYSGRYHLEIKESNGNFIVHLHLNLEA